One Lactobacillus sp. ESL0785 DNA window includes the following coding sequences:
- a CDS encoding LTA synthase family protein: MKKKNLIRFMQSRAGFFTLLVLLFVVKYIFAAYHDFNLGISDPYQHLIMWLSPLGSEIILLSIGFYFPKPIVSYCVMLVMDFANTCLLFANILYYREFSDFITVKTIANTSKVAPGLGKSAVSLLQPSDILLWLDLILVIALLIAHKIKIDQKSYGLLTPFAITSFGIFVLVLNVFLAESSRPRLLRNTFDRAYVVKYLGLDTYTIYDGIKNEQTEQVNRNANAADLNKILSFTNKNKIPANPKYFGKEKGKNVIVIHLESFQQFLIGLKVNGHEVTPFLNSLYHNKHTLSFANFYHQVGIGRTSDAENMLETGTYGISDGSLFTALGGSNTFQAAPQILHDHGNYTSAVFHGNVGTFWNRDDVYKNMGYNYFFDQNYFSNDKDDKKEYGVKDKLLFAESIKYLEQMQQPFYTKFITVTNHTPFSMDEQDLDPHFKTTDTSDKTINNYFETAHYLDQAVHEFFNYLNKSGLARNTLVVIYGDHYGLTNSENQTLAPIVGESSDTWSSFNDAQMQRVPFMIHAANLKGKIKHEVAGEIDVLPTLLHLLGISNQDYIQFGSDLLAPRYQPWIVFRNGTIVSQKYIIIGAKGKKGTVYERRTGKQIINFTKQEKIEIAALAKKAKKSLKYSDLLNNHNLLRFYTPDGFSPVNPSQYDYLTNFQQMKRIQAKLGRKSTALISKRHKTTTNLYKTDAIELQGRKAEITTVPESVRDNHLSEKKNKSSQSSKKSYN, translated from the coding sequence TTGAAAAAGAAAAATCTCATTCGTTTCATGCAAAGCCGAGCAGGCTTCTTTACCCTGCTTGTATTGCTTTTTGTCGTGAAATATATTTTTGCCGCCTATCACGACTTTAATTTGGGCATTTCTGATCCCTACCAGCATCTTATCATGTGGCTCAGTCCTTTAGGATCAGAAATCATTCTTTTGAGTATTGGCTTTTACTTTCCTAAGCCAATAGTTTCTTACTGCGTCATGTTAGTGATGGACTTTGCTAACACCTGTTTACTCTTTGCTAATATCCTTTATTACCGGGAGTTCTCCGATTTTATTACGGTCAAAACGATTGCCAATACTAGCAAAGTAGCCCCTGGCTTAGGTAAAAGTGCCGTCTCCCTATTACAGCCGTCGGATATCTTACTATGGCTTGACCTAATTTTAGTAATTGCCTTATTAATTGCTCATAAGATTAAAATTGATCAAAAATCTTACGGCCTGCTGACGCCATTTGCGATTACTTCATTTGGGATTTTTGTTTTGGTTCTAAATGTTTTTTTGGCCGAATCTTCAAGACCACGACTTTTGCGTAATACTTTTGACCGTGCTTATGTTGTTAAATATTTAGGACTTGACACCTACACCATTTACGATGGCATTAAGAATGAACAAACTGAACAGGTTAATCGTAATGCGAATGCTGCTGATCTTAACAAAATTTTGAGTTTTACTAATAAGAATAAGATTCCCGCTAATCCCAAATATTTTGGTAAAGAAAAAGGTAAAAATGTCATTGTCATTCACCTTGAAAGCTTCCAGCAATTTTTAATCGGTTTGAAAGTTAACGGTCACGAAGTGACGCCTTTTCTTAATTCGCTTTATCACAATAAGCATACTCTCAGCTTTGCTAATTTCTATCACCAAGTTGGTATTGGTCGTACCAGTGATGCTGAAAATATGTTAGAAACTGGTACTTATGGTATTTCTGACGGCTCGCTGTTTACCGCACTTGGCGGATCGAATACTTTTCAAGCGGCCCCACAAATCTTGCATGATCACGGTAATTATACGTCCGCGGTCTTCCACGGAAATGTTGGTACTTTTTGGAATCGTGATGATGTTTATAAAAATATGGGTTATAACTACTTCTTCGATCAAAATTACTTCAGTAATGATAAAGATGACAAAAAAGAATATGGCGTCAAGGACAAACTACTATTTGCAGAAAGTATCAAGTATCTAGAACAAATGCAACAGCCATTTTATACCAAATTTATCACAGTAACTAATCACACACCATTTTCAATGGATGAACAGGATTTAGATCCCCATTTTAAGACTACTGATACTAGTGATAAGACTATCAATAATTATTTTGAAACTGCTCACTACCTTGATCAAGCCGTACATGAATTTTTTAATTATTTGAACAAGTCTGGCCTAGCTAGGAATACGTTAGTTGTCATTTACGGTGACCACTATGGCCTAACTAATTCCGAAAATCAGACTTTGGCACCCATTGTTGGTGAAAGTTCTGATACTTGGAGCAGTTTTAATGATGCCCAAATGCAGCGAGTGCCATTTATGATTCATGCAGCCAATTTAAAAGGTAAAATCAAACATGAAGTTGCTGGTGAAATTGATGTTTTACCTACTCTTTTGCACTTATTAGGAATTTCTAATCAAGATTACATTCAGTTCGGCAGCGATCTATTAGCACCACGATATCAGCCTTGGATAGTCTTCCGCAACGGTACCATTGTCAGTCAAAAATATATTATTATCGGTGCTAAAGGTAAAAAAGGAACGGTGTATGAGCGGCGAACAGGTAAACAAATTATCAATTTTACTAAACAAGAAAAAATTGAAATAGCTGCACTAGCCAAAAAAGCTAAGAAATCACTTAAATATTCTGACTTATTAAATAACCATAATTTATTACGTTTCTATACTCCTGATGGTTTTAGTCCCGTTAATCCTAGCCAATATGATTACCTAACAAATTTCCAACAAATGAAACGAATTCAAGCTAAACTTGGCCGCAAGTCAACTGCCTTAATTAGTAAACGGCACAAGACAACCACCAATCTGTACAAAACTGATGCAATCGAGCTGCAGGGCCGTAAAGCTGAAATTACAACCGTACCTGAATCGGTGCGCGACAATCACTTAAGCGAAAAGAAAAATAAGTCTAGCCAAAGTTCAAAAAAGTCTTATAATTAG
- a CDS encoding SPFH domain-containing protein translates to MLYLIILILLIIFFAAGCRVVPQNNEGLIETLGKYSKTVKAGFVFIIPLIQKMRRVSLAMFPAEISKYSIITKDNAEITTSLTLNYLVTDSYKYFYNNTDSVKSMVELIRGHLRDIIGRMDLNEALGSTSKINTQLAEAIGDLTDIYGIRVVRVNIDELLPSPEIQKAMDKQLTADREKIAAIEKAEGEAKNIELTTKAKNDALIATAKANAEAVKTKADAEAYRINQVQASLANASEGYFRNQSLDSFNQLAAGPNNLIVVNKDEISELGKIPAAAKVWHHAEEK, encoded by the coding sequence ATGCTGTATCTAATTATTTTAATTTTATTAATTATCTTTTTCGCTGCTGGCTGTCGCGTTGTGCCCCAGAATAATGAAGGATTAATCGAAACCCTCGGCAAATATTCGAAAACAGTAAAAGCCGGTTTTGTTTTCATTATTCCGTTAATTCAAAAAATGCGTCGTGTCTCATTAGCAATGTTCCCAGCTGAAATTTCTAAATATTCAATTATTACGAAAGATAATGCTGAAATTACGACGAGCCTCACCCTTAATTATTTGGTAACTGATTCATACAAATATTTTTACAACAATACTGATTCAGTTAAGTCAATGGTTGAGCTAATTCGTGGTCATTTACGTGATATTATCGGCCGCATGGACCTGAACGAAGCCTTAGGATCTACTAGCAAAATTAACACTCAACTAGCTGAGGCAATTGGTGATTTAACCGATATTTATGGTATCCGCGTTGTTCGAGTAAACATTGACGAGCTTTTGCCTAGTCCCGAAATTCAAAAGGCTATGGATAAACAATTGACAGCTGACCGTGAGAAAATTGCAGCAATTGAAAAGGCTGAAGGTGAAGCAAAAAATATTGAATTAACCACAAAAGCTAAAAATGATGCCTTAATTGCAACAGCTAAAGCCAACGCTGAAGCTGTTAAAACCAAAGCTGATGCTGAAGCTTACCGCATTAACCAAGTCCAAGCTAGTTTGGCTAATGCTAGTGAAGGCTACTTCAGAAATCAAAGTCTTGACAGTTTCAATCAACTAGCTGCAGGGCCTAATAACCTCATCGTTGTCAACAAAGATGAGATTAGCGAACTAGGAAAAATTCCTGCAGCTGCTAAAGTTTGGCACCACGCAGAAGAAAAATAA